The following proteins come from a genomic window of Athalia rosae chromosome 1, iyAthRosa1.1, whole genome shotgun sequence:
- the LOC105683452 gene encoding protein phtf, translated as MGLNDLMYWYQKKIGTYDKQQWEKTLEQRFIDHFIWIPITRANLKTNLIDVDLVRGSSFPKAKPEHGLCTVAYLAVRRLLLLPMHRTWWVQQTSPRIFALFLLLYCLQIFNVVVYCCYSMKNNSEPEIVSAFEVLIPAGMMLVLCMVHSQIVSTSSGRVSGRNREDTTKPRRSKRKRCHVSKKRTHLNPFAHEAQYYQYTASEKGGSVGADMPLSVRFAKNVVIQEPSTIMPIQQSRNTTWKARPENTNEEKNLACNKSFPQTPIVSFNASPVDKKELTTDVVSNNAHIQNETEAVGHQEYIHQEDDGFESLNGNVSSEIGEVVTEQLAVRFKSDEKKETEVEAPSFPGKCRNWYQGMINDRRQLGDVSHQCRSSVHLARTKKEHYLDNEREHGKNPASEVSGTFVVREQQCESEEEGECEDAATNHLTEATTSATEWMGVTTNSDEDCSYSSELQESESDVGVDVNPGESLENPFSWEFEIPKFKRVPSWSAPDSVSCTIWKNGNLGKVELSVLEIASLITYRVEAMRESMDYFYCGLVFSFILSFIPSMWRLSDQITKDQASNITSSLVLGDLSQVILETYPDTLCRIIDIAFGTTLWERTVILISFFERLTLSCLLFFLVAVAERTYKQRLMCAKLFSHLTSSRQARQSELPHFRLNKVRNIKTWLSVRSYLKRRGPQRSVNMIVSAVLLLTLLLLSFISMEYIKDSESLHSQYTVEALCWSCALGIFILRFMMLGTKIDRKYRNVSILLTEQINLYLQIEQKPQNKDELMVANSVLKLAADLLKELESSFKVSGLHANPYMYTITKVVILSALSGVLSELLGFKLKLHKIKIK; from the exons ATGGGTTTGAACGACCTTATGTATTG GTATCAGAAAAAGATAGGCACGTATGATAAACAGCAATGGGAAAAAACCTTGGAGCAACGTTTCATTGATCATTTCATATGGATTCCTATTACCAGAGCTAATTTAAAAACAAATCTCATAGATGTTGACCTAGTCAGAG gTTCGTCATTCCCAAAAGCAAAGCCTGAACATGGATTATGTACTGTTGCTTACTTGGCTGTACGAAGACTGTTGTTACTTCCTATGCATAGAACCTGGTGGGTCCAACAGACGAGTCCCAGAATATTTGCGCTTTTCTTGCTGCTTTACTGCTTGCAAATATTCAACGTCGTAGTCTACTGTTGTTATTCGATGAAGAACAATAGTGAGCCTGAG ATCGTATCTGCCTTTGAGGTTCTTATACCAGCTGGCATGATGCTGGTATTATGTATGGTGCACTCACAAATTGTTTCCACAAGCTCGGGTCGAGTATCGGGACGAAACAGAGAAGATACTACAAAACCTCGTCGATCAAAGCGTAAAAGATGCCATGTTAGCAAGAAAAGGACACACCTCAATCCAT TTGCACATGAGGCTCAATATTACCAATACACGGCATCTGAGAAGGGAGGTTCAGTTGGCGCAGACATGCCCTTGTCAGTTAGATTTGCTAAGAACGTTGTTATCCAAGAGCCCAGCACCATAATGCCTATTCAG CAATCACGTAATACAACCTGGAAAGCACGTCCTGAAAAcacaaatgaagaaaaaaatttagcctGCAATAAAAGTTTCCCTCAAACACCAATTGTTTCATTTAATGCATCACCAGTGGACAAAAAAG AACTCACGACAGACGTAGTGTCAAACAATGCCCACATTCAAAATGAGACAGAGGCTGTTGGACACCAAGAATATATCCACCAAGAAGACGACGGTTTTGAAAGCTTGAATGGCAATGTATCCAGTGAGATTGGAGAAGTTGTTACTGAGCAATTGGCAGTACGATTCAaaagcgatgagaaaaaagaaacggaagtcGAAGCTCCCAGCTTCCCAGGAAAGTGCAGAAACTGGTACCAGGGTATGATTAACGATAGAAGACAGCTTGGAGATGTATCACACCAATGTAGATCATCAG TGCACCTAGCtcggacaaaaaaagaacactATCTGGATAACGAGAGGGAGCACGGCAAAAACCCA GCAAGTGAAGTCTCAGGTACATTTGTTGTGCGTGAACAACAATGTGAAAGTGAAGAGGAAGGAGAATGTGAGGATGCAGCCACAAATCATCTCACTGAAGCTACAACATCAGCAACTGAATGGATGGGAGTTACCACAAACAGTGATGAAGATTGCAGCTacag TTCTGAGCTTCAAGAATCTGAGTCCGATGTTGGGGTAGATGTGAACCCTGGAGAATCTCTGGAGAATCCTTTCTCTTGGGaattcgaaattccgaaattcAAGCGTGTCCCTTCCTGGTCGGCGCCAGACAGCG TCTCGTGCACCatttggaaaaatggaaatttggGCAAAGTGGAATTATCGGTCCTTGAGATAGCTTCGTTGATTACATACAGGGTAGAAGCCATGCGTGAGAGTATGGACTATTTTTACTGTGGTCTAgttttctctttcatactgTCATTTATACCATCAATGTGGAGATTGAGTGATCAAATAACAAAAGACCAAGCAAGTAACATAACTAGCTCGCTTGTTTTGGGGGATTTATCTCAAGTCATTTTGGAGACATACCCAGATACTCTGTGTCGAATTATTGACATAGCATTTGGAACTACACTTTG ggAGCGAACGGTGATACTTATATCGTTTTTTGAACGGTTGACTCTGTCCtgtcttttattctttctggTTGCTGTTGCCGAACGAACTTACAAACAACGTCTTATGTGTGCAAAGTTATTTTCACATTTAACATCGTCAAGACAAGCTAGACAATCTGAACTCCCTCATTTCCGCTTAAATAAAGTGAGGAATATTAAAACATGGCTGAGTGTTAGATCATATCTGAAG AGAAGAGGACCCCAACGTTCTGTTAACATGATAGTATCTGCCGTTTTACTTCTCACCTTGTTATTGCTGTCATTCATCAGTATGGAATATATAAAG GATTCGGAAAGCTTACATTCACAATACACTGTTGAGGCTCTTTGCTGGAGTTGTGCTCTTGGAATTTTCATCCTTCGTTTTATGATGCTTGGAACTAAAATCGACAGAAAATACAGAAACGTTTCAATTTTACTAACAGAACAG attaATCTTTACTTGCAAATCGAGCAGAAACCACAGAACAAAGATGAACTTATGGTAGCAAACAGTGTCCTAAAGCTAGCTGCAGATTTATTGAAG GAATTGGAGAGCTCTTTCAAAGTTTCTGGTCTGCACGCAAACCCGTACATGTATACTATTACCAAAGTAGTAATTTTGTCAGCTCTATCGGGAGTGCTCTCTGAGCTTCTTGGATTCAAACTTAAGTTACAcaagattaaaataaaatga
- the LOC105683453 gene encoding myosin-3-like: MDTRLTKSKLTGVVKAYKKKASTSSQLLASRTLTTITNKKRNMKIDMITTEVKSLLKEQNRNIDITSRVTPKESSSIVTKAAEPTNLNLNVQKPKSKPKFSKWDIKGRLGYTQELLTDSKNRLKKATMHTADLTAELSDLIEKENNAKQRAAEAEEFHDRLVKDRDMLTTSKEKLEESSVSLKKTVDRLKADLCETTRSLDYHKEKYKNHDSKMLCLFNDIERVQRENMEHEETIMTLKERHQELEIALSGIQEKRQEMLKTLRLLKGDD, translated from the coding sequence ATGGACACAAGATTAACCAAATCAAAATTAACAGGAGTTGTTAAggcttacaaaaaaaaagcaagcaCTTCATCTCAACTTCTAGCATCACGTACCTTGACAACAATTACTAATAAAAagcgaaatatgaaaattgacaTGATAACTACTGAGGTAAAATCTCTTCTGAAGGAACAAAATAGGAATATTGACATAACGAGTCGAGTGACCCCCAAAGAAAGTTCAAGTATAGTGACAAAGGCAGCAGAGCCtacaaatttgaatttgaatgtccaaaaaccaaaatcaaaacCAAAATTTAGTAAATGGGATATCAAAGGGAGACTGGGATATACGCAAGAACTGCTAACAGATAGTaaaaatagattaaaaaagGCAACAATGCACACCGCTGACCTGACAGCAGAGTTATCTGACTTGAtagagaaggaaaataatgCAAAGCAGAGAGCTGCTGAAGCTGAAGAATTCCATGATAGGTTGGTTAAAGACAGAGATATGTTGACTACCTCTAAGGAAAAGCTTGAAGAAAGCTCTGTATCTCTGAAGAAGACCGTTGATAGGCTCAAGGCTGACCTGTGTGAGACAACGCGAAGCTTGGATTaccataaagaaaaatataaaaatcatgaTTCTAAAATGCTCTGTTTATTCAATGACATTGAAAGGGTACAGAGGGAGAATATGGAACATGAAGAAACCATCATGACTCTAAAGGAGCGTCATCAAGAACTCGAGATTGCACTTTCTGGGATTCAGGAGAAAAGACAAGAGATGTTGAAAACCCTGAGACTGCTGAAAGGCGATGACTAA